The following coding sequences are from one Motacilla alba alba isolate MOTALB_02 chromosome 4, Motacilla_alba_V1.0_pri, whole genome shotgun sequence window:
- the LOC119700847 gene encoding LOW QUALITY PROTEIN: disintegrin and metalloproteinase domain-containing protein 19-like (The sequence of the model RefSeq protein was modified relative to this genomic sequence to represent the inferred CDS: deleted 1 base in 1 codon), whose product MVALGAEGAAAPCPSSACARCRDAMCGKIQCQSSAKKPQGTNTVSIDTTIRLKGREVKCRGTFVYSAKDDQEDLSDPGLVLTGTKCGDGMVCKDRRCQNVSLFELEKCVSRCHGHGVCNSNKNCHCDPGWAPPFCEKPGLGGSVDSGPVQSHTHESILIALVVISLFLLPALTLSIYYWYRQENSLLSRWLQEGRHRGHGACRNKSIGRKSSSAHAKAAFTLRNISASSHPTKSPRSAFLPSPGAAQPGSQPINVVHPLRPAPRSIPPRPRDPKPARPPPPATKSPLLPPKAGASQAKLPPPKKPLPCSPVRSPQVAPKQQAPRRPLPGSPLLAKELPPAHGQTLLVMVPPSNFKVPGTSGSSHPTRPLKPMPPQRPVPAIKVQSTSFSSKK is encoded by the exons ATGGTGGcgctgggggctgagggggccgctgccccctgtcccagctctgcctgtgcccgCTGCAGGGATGCCATGTGTGGGAAGATCCAgtgccagagctctgccaagAAGCCGCAGGGCACCAACACGGTGTCCATCGACACCACGATCCGCCTCAAGGGCCGCGAGGTCAAGTGCCGGGGCACCTTCGTCTACAGCGCCAAGGACGACCAGGAGGACCTGTCCGACCCGGGGCTGGTGCTGACGGGCACCAAGTGCGGGGATGGGATG GTGTGCAAGGACCGGCGGTGCCAGAACGTGTCCCTGTTTGAGCTGGAGAAGTGCGTGTCCCGCTGCCACGGCCACGGG gtgtgcaaCAGCAACAAGAACTGTCACTGTGACCCCGGCTGGGCCCCCCCGTTCTGCGAGAAGCCAGGCCTGGGTGGCAGCGTGGACAGCGGCCCCGTGCAGAGCCACA CCCACGAGTCCATCCTGATCGCCCTGGTCGTCAtctccctgttcctgctgcccgCCCTGACGCTGAGCATCTACTACTGGTACCGGCAGGAGAACTCGCTGCTCAGCAGGTGGCTCCaggagggcaggcacaggggcCACGGCGCCTGCAG GAACAAGTCCATTGGTCGGAAGTCGAGCAGTGCCCATGCCAAAGCTGCTTTCACCCTGAGGAACATTTCAGCCTCCAGCCACCCCACTAAG AGCCCACGGAGCGCgttcctgcccagccccggcgCTGCCCAGCCCGGCTCTCAGCCCATCAACGTCGTGCACCCCCTTCGCCCGGCCCCCCGCTCCatccccccccgcccccgggACCCCAAACCCGCCAGG CCCCCTCCCCCAGCCACCAAATCGCCCCTGCTCCCCCCCAAAGCCGGCGCCTCCCAGGCCAAGCTCCCGCCTCCGAAGAAAcctcttccctgcagccccgTGAGGAGCCCCCAG GTGGCCCCAAAGCAGCAAGCCCCGCGCCGGCCGCTGCCGGGGAGTCCCCTGCTGGCCAAGGAGCTGCCCCCCGCGCACGGACAGACCCTGCTGGTCATGGTCCCTCCCTCCAACTTCAAGGTGCCGGGGACGAGTGGCTCCAGCCACCCCACGAGGCCGCTAAA ACCGATGCCACCTCAAAG GCCAGTCCCAGCCATCAAGGTCCAAtccacctccttctcctcaAAGAAGTGA